A window from Corynebacterium accolens encodes these proteins:
- a CDS encoding DUF6882 domain-containing protein gives MDTSNSLAQATRDACFIQAGLDAAFRARLGDTTDVEFNFLTPSTDAEGRLNHNQPVEIRCSSSSGVKDFQGTRIAVIDRAGSPTWRWAMQAETDLPQGGXDPAKFIPLARLLAGNAPVLRARQGDHEAIIAVDFHPRLDFPTSIAAGLRRSSPDTDERRAVHELAHHLGITVAESAADAATETAEHFSEGTTLHFSSALGAPQITAIEPGMKATRIIEDAFYYGMEHQLYFQGNXPEATVXLDLDGATAKIRHSGGKDEATAVLIATISEDQFLWSWADPAVKDTAAAHSAANLYRFGIDHRVPALIRPALPLDYARARQVPQLALPILGMWTLVGTTLADGRVGLALLDSEALHLPQPTSAATEATLAATPPREINEAQARSAYASFRGINL, from the coding sequence TGTGGAATTTAATTTCCTCACCCCCTCGACGGATGCCGAGGGCCGCCTTAACCACAATCAGCCTGTGGAGATCCGCTGCAGCTCATCCTCCGGCGTCAAAGACTTCCAGGGCACGCGCATCGCCGTCATCGATCGCGCCGGCTCGCCCACCTGGCGGTGGGCGATGCAGGCGGAAACCGATCTGCCGCAGGGCGGGGRTGACCCGGCTAAGTTTATCCCCCTCGCCCGCCTCCTGGCAGGCAATGCCCCGGTGCTGCGGGCGCGGCAAGGCGATCATGAGGCGATCATCGCCGTGGATTTCCATCCGCGGCTCGACTTTCCCACCAGCATTGCCGCGGGGCTTCGCCGCAGCTCGCCAGATACTGATGAGCGGCGCGCGGTGCACGAACTCGCCCACCACTTGGGCATTACGGTCGCGGAATCTGCCGCGGATGCTGCTACGGAGACCGCCGAGCATTTCTCCGAGGGAACGACGCTGCATTTTTCTAGCGCACTGGGCGCACCCCAAATCACGGCCATCGAGCCGGGCATGAAGGCTACTCGCATCATCGAGGATGCYTTTTATTACGGCATGGAGCACCAGCTGTACTTCCAGGGCAATTYCCCCGAGGCCACGGTGCMCCTCGATCTGGACGGTGCCACGGCGAAGATCCGCCACTCTGGCGGGAAAGACGAGGCCACGGCGGTGCTCATCGCCACCATTTCGGAGGATCAATTCCTGTGGTCCTGGGCCGATCCCGCGGTCAAGGACACCGCGGCCGCGCACTCGGCAGCCAACCTGTACCGCTTCGGCATCGATCACCGGGTACCGGCGTTGATCCGGCCCGCGCTGCCGCTGGACTACGCGCGCGCCCGGCAGGTACCGCAGCTAGCCCTGCCCATCCTGGGCATGTGGACGCTGGTGGGCACCACGCTTGCCGATGGCCGCGTCGGCCTCGCCCTCCTCGATTCCGAGGCGCTGCATCTGCCGCAGCCCACGTCAGCGGCCACGGAAGCAACGCTCGCGGCGACCCCGCCCCGAGAGATCAACGAGGCGCAGGCCCGATCGGCCTACGCCTCCTTCCGTGGGATTAACCTTTAG
- a CDS encoding 3-hydroxyisobutyryl-CoA hydrolase, with translation MTNDAPIVSSIRNHTGVIELNRPKALNSLSPEMIDLIAAALDKWRADDEVEQVLLTSTNPKAYCAGGDVRLARDGIVDGNYDEVDDFFASEYTLNGDIAEYPKPVIALVDGIAMGGGLGVSAHGSHCVVTDKTFASMPEMNIGYVTDVGMAYASQNAVGTRGKASPELAKFWGITGYRMYAADLVWSGLATDYVKDGDAFANDVIDKGIDAALEQHSVQPEDEAPLAELIEGIEASFRHDSWQDITAAAKEYPELKELVEKLIAQACPTSIVAALELYRAEAQCSSIRDALELEKKLGAYMYRRDDFSDGVRAVLVDKSNDAAFNPASVAEVDVDAIRDVLAKG, from the coding sequence ATGACTAATGATGCACCTATCGTGTCCTCAATCCGCAACCATACCGGAGTCATTGAGCTCAACCGCCCAAAGGCTCTCAACTCCCTGAGCCCAGAAATGATCGATCTCATCGCCGCTGCCTTGGATAAGTGGCGTGCCGATGACGAGGTAGAGCAGGTCCTTTTGACCTCTACCAACCCCAAGGCCTATTGCGCGGGCGGCGATGTCCGCTTGGCCCGCGATGGCATCGTCGACGGCAACTACGACGAGGTGGATGACTTCTTTGCCTCGGAATACACCCTCAACGGGGATATTGCGGAATACCCCAAGCCGGTCATCGCGCTGGTCGATGGCATCGCTATGGGCGGCGGGCTTGGCGTATCCGCGCACGGCTCGCACTGCGTGGTCACGGACAAGACCTTCGCCTCCATGCCCGAGATGAATATTGGCTACGTCACGGATGTGGGTATGGCCTATGCCTCCCAAAATGCCGTGGGTACGCGCGGCAAGGCCTCGCCAGAACTCGCGAAGTTCTGGGGCATTACCGGCTACCGCATGTACGCCGCAGACCTCGTATGGAGCGGGCTGGCCACTGACTACGTCAAAGACGGCGATGCGTTTGCTAACGACGTCATTGACAAAGGCATTGATGCCGCGCTGGAACAGCACTCCGTGCAGCCGGAAGACGAGGCCCCACTTGCAGAGCTCATCGAGGGAATCGAGGCTAGCTTCCGCCACGATTCCTGGCAGGACATCACCGCGGCCGCTAAGGAATACCCGGAACTAAAGGAGCTGGTAGAAAAGCTCATCGCGCAGGCCTGCCCAACCTCCATCGTGGCCGCGCTGGAGCTCTACCGGGCAGAGGCGCAGTGCTCGAGCATTCGCGATGCCCTCGAGCTGGAAAAGAAACTCGGCGCTTATATGTATCGCCGCGATGACTTTTCCGATGGCGTGCGCGCGGTATTGGTGGATAAATCCAATGACGCGGCATTTAACCCCGCAAGCGTCGCGGAGGTGGATGTAGACGCTATCCGCGACGTATTAGCTAAAGGTTAA
- a CDS encoding HAD family hydrolase — translation MLPQLIALDMDGTLLDGNGDLPPGFTATSQRATELGVTLVPASGRQIATLQQMFPHEETFIAENGSVVVHNNELLSTTPLPSSAVRAAVAALDAVTQPHTVVLCTPATAFVERGIDGQASAEISKYYKSISWVDDLHDLLDEEIIKIAAFCADGSEKHLHDPLREAVPEHNIAVSGAVWLDVMAAGVNKGVALETMASLLGIPQSRTAAFGDFLNDFELXQAAGTAIAMDNAHPKLKAIADTIAPPNTEYGVLTVLNQLFASKQD, via the coding sequence TTGCTTCCACAGCTTATCGCCCTAGACATGGACGGCACCCTGCTCGATGGAAACGGCGACTTGCCGCCAGGATTCACGGCGACCAGCCAGCGCGCAACCGAGCTTGGCGTCACCCTCGTTCCGGCATCTGGGCGCCAGATCGCCACCCTGCAACAGATGTTTCCCCATGAAGAGACCTTTATTGCAGAAAATGGCTCCGTGGTCGTGCACAATAACGAGCTGCTGAGCACAACTCCCCTGCCGTCATCGGCCGTCCGCGCTGCGGTGGCAGCGCTCGACGCGGTAACCCAACCCCACACCGTGGTGCTGTGCACGCCGGCTACGGCGTTTGTGGAAAGGGGCATCGACGGCCAAGCCTCCGCCGAGATCTCCAAATACTATAAATCCATCAGCTGGGTGGATGACCTGCACGATCTGCTCGATGAGGAGATCATCAAAATCGCGGCCTTCTGCGCCGATGGTAGCGAGAAACACCTCCACGATCCGCTGCGCGAGGCTGTGCCCGAACATAATATTGCGGTATCTGGGGCGGTGTGGCTCGATGTGATGGCGGCCGGGGTCAATAAGGGCGTGGCGCTAGAAACCATGGCGTCGCTGCTAGGTATCCCCCAATCTCGCACCGCAGCGTTTGGAGACTTCCTCAACGATTTCGAACTACYCCAGGCCGCTGGAACCGCCATTGCCATGGACAATGCGCACCCTAAACTCAAGGCCATCGCAGATACCATCGCCCCACCCAATACCGAGTATGGGGTGCTGACAGTGCTTAATCAGCTTTTTGCCAGCAAACAGGATTAG
- a CDS encoding acyltransferase family protein: protein MNRFLRSLLGKKDSERNEATPPTTRQSDGPTGDSSTGASTPESGIPTGPDPHARNNHEGRTEHQPPTSNAQDGTKSSQTQPTDPTRGFARQSRQVGNPTPQDKKPSRNQGAQTPKSAAAKGSAQDKQNNSAQKKTGAKPHQQXKPATPKNPQKPQQXXAXTKEFPAXPAGTSRASGTSGASRTSTPAGSKNSSRSNNSAGTPRPSDANRSTGSAKSSDSTRTSGATRSTETDRPTGTGSAKPSDNTKNSAQGTAEFPAQQSWPAQRPEQRKPEQHKPEQSKAQPRKPEQRKPEQRTSGQQQPVQREQEQRQQEQRQPEQQASGAGRQKAEQRKPAQKSASAQEQKSGIPAGQKAAAMGASQPQRIPAEENAREQQPAADHFAEKSSSQGKQGANKSKYALQNQQNDSEVLAIPPEDKNVRKKRHARLRQVKGLDGLRGLAVVAVVLYHFFGDALPGGYLGVDMFFVLSGFLITSLLVREYRTSGTISLKDFWVRRFRRILPAAVTVLVFCTAIVAWVGGDLAVGLRQQFFGTLFFVNNWTQIATSQSYFADNEIQVFAHYWSLAVEEQFYLIWPLLMLGIFRISSRQPRRLPVVVSSVLGLASFAAMWFIFTPGEDPTRVYYGTDTHAFGLLTGAVLSLLMTSTKSDPNADSWATTGKVETRAAGIIGFLALIGYVAQLFLMPDDAEFTYRGGLFLTSILGALMVWGVIHEYGPMTPLFRTKVMRWFGQRSFSLYLWHWPVIMILEALFHGNQNSEDSWILGLIAIPISLILSEISYQFIENPFRRGGYKKTWKSYWASRPSFSELKDGFGKAMWPVVPFLVVASLVGVVYGVVNSSDKTELEQQLNQLQQQNESNNPPPPEVSAPSTASTEDDKDGAKEKDDAKTRPIPKGTDITAIGDSVMXAASDXXSQRFPGXYIDAQXSRHYTVGIQILQQMKDAGTLRDTVFLGFGTNGAAQPNQISQAMDIIGKDHTVVMVVPYGDREWMAQSQQDVIDAAKEYDNAYIADWCGYAENNPDMLYSDGVHPLPEGATGYSDAFYDALKQYSKYDKSVSSQCQA from the coding sequence GTGAATCGTTTTCTGCGCTCGCTGCTGGGGAAGAAAGATTCCGAGCGTAATGAGGCCACGCCGCCCACGACGCGGCAATCAGATGGGCCTACAGGTGATTCCTCCACTGGGGCTTCCACGCCTGAATCCGGTATCCCTACGGGGCCGGATCCACATGCCCGCAATAATCACGAGGGGCGCACGGAACACCAGCCGCCCACCTCGAACGCACAGGACGGCACTAAATCCTCGCAGACACAGCCCACGGATCCTACCCGTGGGTTCGCTCGCCAATCCCGCCAGGTGGGTAACCCCACGCCTCAAGACAAAAAGCCTTCCCGAAACCAGGGCGCACAGACCCCCAAATCCGCTGCGGCCAAAGGCTCTGCCCAAGACAAGCAGAATAATTCTGCCCAGAAGAAGACCGGAGCAAAGCCACACCAGCAGGWAAAGCCGGCCACSCCCAARAAYCCACARAAACCGCAGCAAYCASCCGCCRAAACGAAGGAATTTCCCGCCASCCCCGCCGGTACTTCCCGCGCGTCCGGGACCTCTGGCGCCTCTCGAACGTCCACTCCCGCCGGTTCCAAGAATTCTTCCCGCTCCAATAACTCCGCTGGCACTCCTCGGCCTTCCGACGCCAACCGGTCCACCGGCTCTGCGAAATCCTCCGACTCCACCCGGACTTCTGGCGCTACTCGGTCCACCGAAACCGATCGGCCCACCGGCACCGGCTCCGCGAAGCCTTCCGACAATACTAAGAACTCCGCGCAGGGAACCGCGGAATTTCCTGCCCAGCAGTCGTGGCCTGCCCAAAGGCCAGAGCAGCGCAAGCCCGAACAACACAAGCCTGAGCAAAGCAAAGCCCAGCCGCGCAAGCCGGAGCAGCGTAAGCCAGAGCAACGAACATCTGGGCAGCAACAACCTGTTCAGCGTGAGCAGGAGCAGCGTCAGCAGGAACAGCGCCAACCGGAGCAGCAGGCATCCGGAGCCGGGCGTCAGAAAGCAGAGCAGCGCAAGCCTGCGCAAAAGTCTGCCTCTGCGCAAGAACAAAAATCAGGGATTCCTGCTGGGCAAAAGGCCGCCGCTATGGGGGCTTCTCAGCCCCAGCGCATTCCTGCCGAAGAGAACGCGCGAGAACAACAGCCTGCAGCCGATCACTTTGCAGAGAAGTCATCTTCGCAGGGCAAGCAGGGCGCCAATAAATCGAAATATGCCTTGCAGAATCAACAAAACGACTCTGAAGTACTCGCAATACCGCCAGAGGATAAAAACGTGCGCAAGAAGCGGCACGCGCGGCTACGCCAAGTCAAGGGCCTTGATGGCCTGCGCGGCCTAGCCGTTGTCGCTGTGGTCTTATACCACTTTTTCGGTGACGCCCTACCCGGCGGCTACTTGGGCGTGGACATGTTCTTTGTCCTCTCTGGCTTCCTTATTACATCGCTCCTCGTGCGCGAATACCGCACATCCGGGACGATTAGCCTGAAGGACTTTTGGGTCCGACGCTTTAGGCGCATCCTGCCGGCTGCCGTCACCGTGCTCGTTTTCTGTACGGCAATCGTTGCGTGGGTTGGCGGAGATTTGGCCGTCGGCCTGCGTCAGCAATTCTTCGGCACCCTGTTCTTTGTCAATAACTGGACGCAGATTGCCACCTCGCAATCCTATTTTGCTGATAACGAGATCCAGGTATTCGCCCACTACTGGTCACTCGCCGTAGAAGAGCAGTTCTACCTCATTTGGCCGCTGCTCATGCTGGGTATTTTCCGCATCTCATCGCGCCAGCCGCGCCGCCTTCCAGTCGTGGTCTCCAGCGTGCTGGGGCTTGCCTCTTTCGCGGCCATGTGGTTTATCTTCACCCCAGGCGAAGACCCCACCCGCGTGTACTACGGCACGGATACCCACGCATTCGGCCTGTTGACCGGTGCAGTCCTCTCCTTGTTAATGACCTCTACGAAGTCCGATCCCAACGCGGATTCCTGGGCCACCACCGGCAAGGTAGAAACCCGCGCCGCCGGCATCATTGGCTTCTTGGCGCTTATCGGCTACGTTGCGCAGCTATTCCTCATGCCTGACGACGCCGAATTTACCTACCGCGGCGGCCTTTTCCTTACCAGCATCCTTGGTGCCCTCATGGTGTGGGGCGTCATCCACGAGTATGGCCCGATGACGCCGCTGTTTAGGACCAAGGTCATGCGATGGTTCGGTCAGCGTTCCTTCTCGCTGTACCTCTGGCACTGGCCGGTCATCATGATCTTGGAGGCGCTATTCCACGGCAATCAGAACTCTGAGGACTCCTGGATTCTAGGCTTGATCGCCATCCCCATCTCCCTGATCCTCTCAGAGATCTCTTATCAATTCATCGAGAACCCTTTCCGCCGCGGCGGATACAAGAAGACGTGGAAGAGCTACTGGGCCTCGCGCCCGAGCTTCAGCGAACTCAAGGATGGCTTTGGCAAGGCCATGTGGCCAGTGGTCCCATTCTTGGTTGTCGCCTCTCTGGTTGGTGTTGTCTACGGCGTGGTCAATTCCAGCGACAAGACCGAGTTGGAGCAGCAACTCAACCAGCTCCAGCAGCAAAACGAAAGCAATAACCCACCTCCACCGGAGGTATCCGCTCCGTCGACAGCATCGACTGAAGACGATAAAGACGGGGCGAAGGAAAAGGATGACGCCAAGACCCGCCCCATCCCGAAGGGAACGGACATTACCGCGATCGGTGATTCGGTGATGCKGGCGGCTAGTGATSCCCYCAGCCAACGGTTCCCTGGMWTTTATATCGATGCCCAGRAATCCCGCCACTACACGGTGGGTATCCAAATCCTTCAGCAAATGAAGGATGCCGGTACGTTGCGCGATACCGTATTCTTGGGATTCGGTACCAACGGCGCCGCCCAGCCAAATCAAATCAGCCAGGCCATGGACATCATCGGCAAAGACCATACCGTGGTAATGGTGGTTCCCTACGGTGACCGCGAGTGGATGGCGCAGTCCCAGCAGGACGTCATCGACGCCGCCAAGGAATACGACAATGCCTATATCGCTGACTGGTGTGGCTACGCCGAAAATAATCCGGACATGCTCTACTCCGATGGCGTCCACCCGCTTCCCGAAGGCGCCACCGGCTATTCCGACGCCTTCTACGACGCTCTGAAGCAATATTCCAAATACGACAAAAGCGTGTCCTCACAATGCCAGGCTTAA
- a CDS encoding putative quinol monooxygenase, whose protein sequence is MILINVQFRVKPEYADTFLDEINWYTEACNAESGCIDFKWYRDPEDSQRFLLLESYADGKDVEHVQGEHFKRACDEFPKYLVETPDIINVHIDGRTSWDKMGEFAVD, encoded by the coding sequence ATGATTTTGATTAACGTACAGTTCCGCGTAAAGCCTGAATACGCCGATACCTTCCTTGATGAGATCAACTGGTACACCGAGGCTTGCAACGCCGAGTCTGGCTGCATCGACTTCAAGTGGTACCGCGATCCGGAAGATTCTCAGCGCTTCCTGCTGCTCGAGTCCTACGCTGATGGTAAGGACGTAGAGCACGTTCAGGGCGAGCACTTCAAGCGCGCCTGCGACGAATTCCCCAAGTACCTCGTAGAGACCCCAGACATCATCAACGTCCACATCGATGGACGCACCAGTTGGGACAAGATGGGCGAGTTCGCCGTCGATTAA
- a CDS encoding alpha/beta-hydrolase family protein: protein MAGVRGEARAVEARIADIVRHLDPWGIIGAAILSTLGLTPSILPRDWPYQGLISGLAAGFGYVVGIGVKLVWYRFVVSKWADKYPWLAASAWEPKHYRLLARIATGAFIAWLVGFVIIAVRWQHELASVYSVPAPSMSSYLLVVPLALAVFTVFLLILRSIIFLVRWLARRFPQRFRSTYRRLGAVLIIAVIAIYTVENIIPGAIVGLGDRVFTAQNADPDPDTQRPTLSERSGSPTSDVDWNGVGLQGSRFLSSGAHKAELEQVTGKPAKEPIRAYAGLGNRDSNEGRAQLLIDELERTHAQDRKALLLTMPTGTGWVSSYSAQAFELLYGGDTAIAAAQYSAMPSVFHFLGGGGQVERAGEEFINPIVDWWNSLPEDDRPKLYLYGESLGTTGIEAAFSGVRDIANSVDGILLTGPPHFNQLRSQFVERRDPGSTEISPVYAGGLVVRFANEVDQVRRWGRVPEEEWGRTRMLYIQHPSDPVSWWSPELAFKEPDWMKEDTPYSRERVMQWMPIITYLQVAADLPGAKDVPDGVGHNYGNSVLDGFAAIAGPDVARSIDSEELQRQFDELDVGIY, encoded by the coding sequence ATGGCTGGAGTTAGGGGAGAAGCTCGAGCAGTAGAAGCTCGCATCGCCGATATTGTCCGCCACCTCGATCCGTGGGGCATTATCGGCGCCGCCATTCTGTCTACGCTGGGCCTTACTCCGTCCATTTTGCCCCGCGATTGGCCCTATCAAGGCCTGATTTCGGGCCTTGCCGCCGGGTTCGGCTACGTGGTGGGCATCGGCGTGAAGCTGGTGTGGTACCGCTTCGTCGTGAGCAAATGGGCGGATAAGTATCCCTGGCTTGCCGCCTCCGCATGGGAGCCAAAGCACTACCGGTTGCTCGCGCGCATCGCCACAGGTGCGTTCATAGCCTGGCTGGTCGGTTTCGTCATTATCGCCGTGCGCTGGCAGCACGAGCTCGCGAGCGTATATTCCGTGCCCGCGCCGTCCATGTCTAGCTACCTGCTGGTGGTGCCCCTGGCGCTGGCGGTATTTACCGTCTTCCTGCTCATCCTGCGCTCCATTATCTTTCTGGTGCGCTGGTTAGCGCGGCGCTTCCCGCAGCGGTTCCGCTCCACGTACCGCCGCCTCGGGGCAGTACTTATCATTGCGGTTATCGCTATCTACACCGTTGAAAACATCATTCCCGGTGCCATCGTGGGCTTGGGCGATAGGGTATTTACCGCCCAGAACGCCGACCCTGATCCGGACACTCAGCGCCCCACCCTGAGTGAGCGCTCCGGATCGCCTACTTCCGATGTCGACTGGAACGGCGTCGGCCTGCAAGGCTCCCGGTTTCTCAGCTCCGGCGCGCATAAGGCCGAGCTAGAACAGGTGACCGGGAAACCTGCCAAAGAACCCATCCGTGCCTACGCCGGCCTGGGTAACCGCGACTCTAATGAAGGGCGGGCGCAGCTGCTTATCGATGAACTCGAGCGCACCCACGCCCAAGACCGCAAGGCCCTCCTGTTGACCATGCCTACCGGCACCGGCTGGGTATCGTCCTATTCCGCGCAAGCCTTCGAACTACTCTATGGAGGGGATACCGCCATTGCCGCAGCACAGTATTCCGCCATGCCGTCTGTATTCCACTTCCTTGGCGGCGGCGGCCAAGTAGAGCGCGCCGGGGAAGAGTTCATCAACCCCATCGTGGACTGGTGGAATTCACTGCCAGAAGATGACCGACCCAAGCTCTACCTCTACGGCGAGTCCTTAGGCACAACCGGCATCGAGGCAGCCTTTTCCGGCGTGCGCGATATTGCCAATTCCGTCGATGGCATCTTATTGACTGGCCCGCCGCACTTTAACCAGTTGCGCTCGCAGTTTGTGGAGCGCCGCGATCCCGGGTCCACGGAAATCTCGCCGGTCTACGCCGGTGGCCTCGTGGTTCGCTTTGCCAACGAGGTGGACCAAGTCCGCCGCTGGGGACGCGTTCCGGAAGAGGAGTGGGGCAGGACCCGCATGCTGTATATTCAGCATCCTTCCGATCCAGTGAGCTGGTGGTCGCCCGAATTGGCCTTCAAAGAGCCGGATTGGATGAAAGAAGATACCCCCTATTCCCGTGAACGCGTGATGCAGTGGATGCCTATTATTACCTACCTGCAAGTTGCCGCGGATCTACCCGGAGCCAAGGATGTTCCCGATGGTGTGGGCCATAATTACGGGAACTCTGTCCTCGATGGCTTTGCGGCCATCGCCGGGCCCGATGTTGCCCGCTCCATTGATTCGGAGGAGCTGCAGCGGCAATTCGATGAACTCGATGTAGGTATTTATTAG
- a CDS encoding ABC-F family ATP-binding cassette domain-containing protein, translating to MANLINLEQVTKSYGLKSLLDGVSLGVQTGDRIGIVGVNGGGKTTLLEVLTGIEPPDSGRVSHTSDLRMAVVTQRFDLPEELTIAQAIIEPLELETYEWASNAKVRDVLGGLGIVDLGLDTPVSSLSGGERRRVNLAAALVQDLDLVVLDEPTNHLDVEGVQWLADHLLKRNLAVIVVTHDRWFLDTIATWTWEVHDGTVDAYEGGYNDWTFARAERARQADAMEQRRKNLARKELAWLRRGAPARTSKPRYRIEAAEALISDVPEPRNKVELMSFSKQRQGRVVIELEDATVKSPDGRTLVDHLTWRLAPGERIGLVGVNGSGKTTLLRTLAGEYELAAGKRIEGQTVRLGWLRQELDDLDPQRRLLDAVEDVATYVQLGKKELSASQLAERLGFSAKRQRTPVGDLSGGERRRLQLTRVLMAEPNVLLLDEPTNDLDIDTLQELESLLDSWPGTLVVISHDRYLIERIADNTYALFGDGNLTNLPGGIDEYLRKREEIEAGKNTGVINLGEKKTGAPAPKPEKKLSSQQEREITKKMNALERKMQKLEKSAAQINEKLAAAAEEVDTEAMTRLDTELKDNRSTYEDLEMEWLELGEKLEQ from the coding sequence ATGGCAAACCTGATTAACCTCGAGCAAGTCACCAAGTCTTATGGCTTAAAAAGCCTCCTTGATGGGGTATCCCTCGGCGTGCAAACCGGGGATCGCATCGGCATCGTGGGCGTTAACGGCGGCGGTAAGACCACCCTGCTGGAAGTGCTCACCGGCATCGAGCCGCCGGATTCCGGCCGCGTTTCCCACACCTCGGATCTGCGCATGGCCGTGGTGACGCAGCGCTTTGATCTGCCCGAAGAGCTCACCATCGCTCAGGCGATCATTGAGCCCCTCGAGCTCGAGACCTACGAATGGGCCTCCAATGCCAAGGTGCGCGATGTGCTCGGTGGCCTCGGCATCGTGGACCTAGGGCTGGATACTCCCGTGAGCTCCCTGTCCGGTGGCGAGCGCCGCCGCGTGAACCTCGCGGCCGCGTTGGTGCAGGATTTAGATCTGGTGGTGCTCGATGAGCCCACGAACCACCTTGACGTGGAAGGCGTCCAGTGGCTGGCGGATCACCTGCTCAAGCGCAACCTCGCCGTCATCGTGGTCACCCACGATCGCTGGTTCCTCGATACCATCGCCACCTGGACGTGGGAGGTGCACGACGGCACGGTCGATGCATATGAGGGCGGATACAACGACTGGACGTTTGCCCGCGCCGAGCGCGCCCGCCAGGCCGATGCGATGGAACAGCGCCGCAAAAACTTAGCCCGCAAGGAATTGGCGTGGTTGCGCCGCGGGGCACCGGCGCGTACCTCAAAACCGCGCTACCGGATTGAGGCTGCGGAAGCGCTTATTTCTGATGTCCCCGAGCCGCGCAACAAAGTCGAGCTCATGTCCTTTTCCAAGCAGCGTCAGGGCCGGGTGGTCATCGAGCTAGAAGATGCCACGGTGAAGTCCCCGGATGGCCGCACCTTGGTCGATCACCTCACCTGGCGCCTGGCCCCAGGCGAGCGCATCGGCCTCGTGGGTGTTAATGGCTCCGGAAAGACCACGCTGCTGCGCACACTGGCTGGCGAATACGAGCTTGCGGCCGGAAAGCGCATCGAGGGCCAAACCGTGCGCTTGGGCTGGCTGCGCCAGGAACTCGATGACTTGGATCCGCAGCGCCGGCTTCTCGATGCCGTCGAGGATGTTGCCACCTACGTGCAGCTAGGCAAAAAGGAGCTCAGCGCCTCTCAGCTGGCCGAGCGCCTCGGCTTTTCCGCCAAGCGCCAGCGCACCCCGGTCGGTGATCTTTCCGGTGGCGAGCGCCGCCGCCTCCAGCTCACCCGCGTGCTCATGGCAGAACCCAATGTTTTACTCCTCGATGAGCCCACCAACGACCTGGACATCGATACGCTCCAGGAACTGGAATCCCTGCTCGATTCGTGGCCGGGTACCCTGGTGGTCATTTCGCACGATCGCTACCTGATCGAGCGCATTGCGGATAATACGTATGCGCTGTTTGGGGATGGCAACCTGACGAACCTTCCCGGTGGCATCGACGAGTATCTGCGCAAGCGCGAAGAAATTGAGGCCGGCAAGAACACAGGGGTTATAAACCTGGGAGAAAAGAAGACGGGCGCGCCGGCGCCGAAGCCGGAAAAGAAGCTTTCTTCCCAGCAAGAGCGCGAAATCACCAAGAAGATGAACGCGCTTGAGCGGAAGATGCAGAAGCTGGAAAAATCCGCCGCGCAGATCAATGAGAAATTGGCCGCGGCGGCAGAAGAAGTCGATACCGAAGCGATGACTCGCCTCGATACGGAATTAAAGGACAATCGCAGCACCTATGAGGATTTGGAGATGGAATGGCTGGAGTTAGGGGAGAAGCTCGAGCAGTAG